The sequence below is a genomic window from Pygocentrus nattereri isolate fPygNat1 chromosome 16, fPygNat1.pri, whole genome shotgun sequence.
ACAGTGAGGAGTCCCGTCCACAAAACACGCCTGGTCTTCAGAAGATGTGAGTTCAGGGATACAACTTCACGAAGATGACCACATTTGGTAGTAGTGCAGCCCACACATCCATCATCAACTTTAGGCAGTAGCCCAGGGGCAACTGAAGAGGTTAAAAACGCAGCTAGCAGCTGGCTAGCTAGTTGAGCGAGATACGCATTGAAACGAGCGCTCAGGATCAAGTGCTTCCCCAAACTGACCAGGACTGGCAGTTTTGAGTCTCTTCCATGCTCACTTTTCTTTAACTATCTCCTCATATTTGGGCGGTGGGTCACTGTAAGGAGCTGTGGTCTCGTCGCTGCTGCACTCCAAGTGGCCTGTCACTTCCTCAtaggaaggaggaggagtggcCCCAGACAGACGTGAAGCCACGGACACAGACGAATCCTGGACATAGAGGCCCCGGCCGTTCGGAGCTTGACTAGCATGATTGGAGGTGTCCTGGGTGGCTGTGGCTCCACCCCCTCTTTCTCCACCGCCTCCGCCACTGACCACCACAGTGGGCCTGTCATGGGAACTGTCTGTGTGGGATGGACCGTCACGGTGCACAAGGATTCTGGGAAGGCTGCGGGCATTGCGGTTGGCCAAGTAGCGGTTCTGTGTATAGGCCGGGCGCCGGCGCGTGGCCTTCTGTAGCTGGCAGCGCCAGATGAGGAAAAGCGCGATGATGATGAGGAGTGCCACGCCGAGCAGCGGCACCACCATGTACACGGTGTCCGCCCGCTCTGATCGTGATTCGGCATTGCTGTTCACTGTGTAGACACTGCGCGTCTTCCAAAACTCCATCTACAGTTGAGAAGAAAGTACGTCTGAACGTGCTGTTATCAGGTttgttattcagttattaattatcttacagcttattattcagagactactgcaaattattcagtaagtactataCAACTGGTATATAAGTTATATAAGTGCATAATGTGTTTCTAATAGTGAGTTAAGATCTCTAAAATTAATTGTTATGATTCTGATTATGTCAGCTTAATTATAACATAATTACATCACACATTTCTATTCAATCAGATAGAGACCTGTTAGCCCAACATAGAATGGAATTAAAATTACTGTCAAATGCATACAAATTACTACTTCAATTTGTAAGTCAATCCCTCGAAACCTgcttggttatttatttattttttttgagtaaGCCATTAATGATAAACATTGCACACTAATGAGTGGCAAATGTTTTAACATAACTGGATCAAAATGTTCGGTACTGTTATACTGAATTTACTTACtgtatttacttaatttaataatttaggAAATTGGTTCAAACTGCATCTAAATCTTACTGTTTTTTCCTTGTTCTCAAACACCTCGTTGGCCTCCTCAAAACTGCAGCTCTCTTCCACGCACTCCCTCTCGATGTTGCCCTGCCGAAACTCTTCCAGGAATCCATTGGCCCGTGGAAAACGCTTGAGGAGTGAGTTTGCATCCTTATCATCTAGGAATGCTGtataacagagaaagagagaaaaaacacaaagagaatgagagagagaaacaaaaaaatagacacagccagagagagagagagagagaaagagagagaaatctgTGCCGAGGGCAAAGGTGATGTCACAACAAGAGACAAGCAGATGGAATCGCTCCGAGTTTGTCAGAGCTCTCGAGACAGCATTGTGTCATTGCCTCTGcctgtatgtttgtttgtttttggataTTTCCTGGACTACGATGTTAGGGAAAAACAGAGCTAAGCAACAGAACCAAAATGATCCTGCTTTGTAAAGTAGGATTCCTTTTTGAAACTGCTGTTGTTAATTAGGTCCTGGTTACAGTTAAATAAAAGTTATGTTAGAAAACCCTTCACTGGGCCTGTCACAATCgtgaaattttagctgacaaTTTAACCAAAGCCATTATCACTTTAATTGTACTTTTTCTTCACTGTACAAGCTTACAGTGACCAGATTGGCTAATTAGTTATCTTGCTTCCAAGCCCAACCAATGACAGACACAGTTCAAGctcaaataaagaaatattagTCATCATAGAGCTCTAAAGCTGTTACAGCATAAGCAATGAGCAATTAACCAATGACATCtcttaataaatgcattttctgcttttgtttactgCATTTGCCTCAACCTAGTGATGAGTTAGTTGGcaggctattctcagtccagcagttacactgaggtgtttaaaaactccagcagcactgctgtgttccACAAAATGACACTTGTGGTTTTACTTTTAGGATACCCTTAAAAAGTACATAAGCTGTAATGTGTCACACACTTGGTAATCACTGTGGAACAAAAAATGATCTTTCCATTTCCTGTCCTAGCATGTGCTTGCATAATTCCCCTTCCTCACAAATATTAATCATccatagaaatatgtacatggGCTATTTTACACACTTAAATAATGTGGCCCAGGATCTGCAGGCCAAAGCCACCCTGGCGGTCTTGACACACTACAAGGGTGCAGACACTATAAGTTTACATGTTTCATATCTAGATTGTATCTGAGCAACTTTCATTAATGCTTTTCACTAAAACGCTTCTCTGACAATCCCACCGGGTCccaccactgaaaatgtgtgtatgtataacctactttaaaaaaatctgacaaGTGAATGGAGTGTAAAATAAAGAGATGCTTTGCAAGAAAGTCCTCACCTGCTGCCATGCTACCACTGGAAAACTCAATGAAGGGTTGGTCTGTGCTGaaaagacagtgaaagagtTATGTGGTtgcagattctgttcttctcttAGATAAACAAATGTTAGGTCATTTGAAGCCTAAAAGCGTCTCACACATCTGCTCTTCAAAAACACACTCTTGAAGAAACATGTCCTTGAAAGATGGGACTACACAggctacacacaaacacagggtCAAACAAGATAGCCAGCTCCGTAACAAGAGCGGGCAGCAGACAACACCACAACTAAATGTCTTATCAGCCTCTTCAGAAGATCCTAAAGTTTTGATTTCTAGACTTATTTGTAAAATAGATGTTTTACAGATGCCTGTACCTCTCTCATATGAATATGCATGAGGAGGAGGGCGGGGGAGGAGGTTTCCATGGAAACGGAGCGGGTAGATGTGCCATTAGCGTTCAAGAGCTAAATTTATATCACTCCGCCGTATCAGCGTTAGAAGTAGCGTTACAACAGCACCGGGTTCACAGTTGCAGCTGCTGCTTTTGCAATGAAGACGGACAGGAGAACGTGTCTGCTTTGTAATCTCTCACCTACGGAACCTAAAAGGCTGCGCTCGATGAGAACAAGGCGAGATCGGGTCGCAATTTCGCCACTTTAACCGTATCTACATCGTCAATCGGTCAAAATCGTTTGTTCAGATTTGTCGTAAGTGTGTCAAAGGCTCACGAGGAGCAACTGGCACATCTCACACGGCTTAAAAGCCATCCTACTGACATAAATGCTAATCAAATATTAATCAAGACACACATCAGCCTAAAGCGGCGGACTCAGAGCTAACTCCTTCAAGGCTGAGCGCTATAGCTACATTACACATTCATACAGACCGCTCGGGCTTTGATTCTTTGATATGCTTTCCTTTATAGTAATCGATGGGAAACAGAAATAATGCTACATGCGCGGCCCATATTTCTAACTTATATGGATGCACATAAAAATATAGCTATCCTACCTTCCGCGCCGTTACGACTGCTGATCCATTTCGTCCCTGTTTCCACCGAGGGAGCATCCACATGAGTCACAGAGCGCGTCTGACTGACACGCGGATTGACCAATAGGAGCCGGGGGCTTCCcctgctcagccaatcacatcgCTGCTGATTATTTTGGACGCGCAAAGTCATGCCTCtggaatgaaaaataaatgtatgtgctgggtattgtagtccGCAAGTATACAAGCGTGAGACGTTTTTACATCTTTTCAGGAAACAGCAGAGCTGTTCTTCTTTAGCGTCTGAGCTGTTTTGTAAGCTGTCCTGGTCTGCTGGACAGCGATAACTGCTATTTTTATTTCGTAGAGTGTAAATTATCGCCGGGTCTCTTCCCATGCCACACCTTACGTTAAAATACTACATTTCCCTACTTCCGCTCTTCTCCTTCAACCCCTCCGTTGGATTTATTAGGTCAGTGTTGTACTGATCTGTGACAGTTTTGTGTGTCACCTGTAGTGGGAATAATTCTGTTGTGGGAGTCTAAGCAGAAGCACTAAATGGAACAGAAATGCTACGAAAACCGATGCCTGAATATATAgcacatacagtaaatacagcactgtgcaaaaatcagagaccccTTCATTTATCAAACTTgcactcaaaacagccatttgcATAAGAAAAGGCAAAGTCAAAGGAATTCAAAACTGGAGTAAAACAGCTGttaagatatagagaaaatgggacactTAACAGCCTATGGGGTTACTTGGCTAATGAGAGGCACAAAATGCTAcggacttctaagactgaaagtTGTAATAAGAGCAAAGTgcagacacactaaatactgaaaataaggTATCATGTTTAGTTGTTAAGGCAATTTCCTGTTAatgatgttttctgctttttcctgtaTGCTGACAAACATGTACAGGCAATTTTTACTGGGAATTAAATCAATGAAAGAGTGgtttttacacagtactgtgtattgtatgtactgtatgtttacattaaaatgcGTACATATGTTAGTGCACATACAAGATTTtaaaatttcactttaaaaaagcCACCTTTTCTTCATTTGTGCATAATCTACAGCTGTTTTATAACTAACCACCACCAGCAGACATCCTGTGACCTATGTCACTTGAGGAAAGCTAAATCTTTTAACCTCTGACATTCTCCACAGGGCATACCCACTCCAGTCTATCAGATCAGCAATACTTAAAACCAGGCAGACATGGAACAGGCCCTCTCTGGGCAGGCAGATAGAGTCGGCTGACATCAAAGAGAGATTCACCAGAGTTTAAAACGAGGTGTTGTTCATTAACCCCaaacttaaaaataagaaaaaaagggagagagaaaaaaccaCTCACTTTCATTACTTTTACATATAGTTTATTCTGTGTCAAATgcacaaaagtacaaaaataagacataaaTATATTAAGATATGTACAACATAAATTAGGGAAGGGGaataaaatacagataaaaGAATCTTGTGTATAAAACAAAAGAGACCCTGAGATGGCTTGGAAACAACACATTCATCCCAATGTGGGACTGTTTGCCATTATTCAATTCCCAGAGGAATTTACAATTAGGAAGACTTTCCGTTCTGAACCTTTTTCCCGTTTCTTTTTTGGAAGCTGTCATCACATGAAtggaatttgaaaaaaaaaaaaaaactgacaccCATGCAGGCTCTGGTGGGCATGCGCtatcaaaatatttgttttgtgaAGACACTGGGTACAGTCCCATCTGAGAATGTGATAGTTCTTGTGAATGTTCATGTCTTCCAGAAGCTGCCATCGTGGCGTGTATGAATTCAGTTGTAGGTGGTAAAATGGCTCTGGGGTTTGAGGCACTCTTTTTCTTCACtgtcttcctcctcctcccagTCGTCCTgttcctcttcctcatcctcgCTGTCTGACTCATCGTAGAAGCTGATGGTTGCCTGGACTGGGAAATTTCTCAGCAGAGCTTCGCCATCGCTGTAGAGGTAGTCATATGACTTGGACTTTGGCCAGAAGAGTCTGTGataaaaaagagaacaaataTTTAAACTGGCATTCCCTTTGGGTTGGAAATgggctttatttttttcactttggcGCCAAATACAAGTTCTCGTTCACAAACTGCGAGTTTGCACAGGTTTACAGACCAAAACCCAACCAAAACAAAAGAGCACTGACCTGACAGGGTGCTGGAAAGACTGAGTTTTGCCATCTGCTGTGGTGTTACCCGTCATTGTTGGTCTGGTGTAAGGCtgtaaagagagaaaagaggtgtAAGGCCACACTTGCAAAACGAGCAAAAGCATCCAACACAGCTTCCTGCCTAGCATTTATGGGGTGACATCAGCGCCAGCTCCGTGGCTGTATAGTGCCTTGGGCAGGATGCAAGAGCTGTGACTTGGTGGGTGTCAGGCTAAGGGTGGGAAACTGGCCCAAACACTCTCCCCAGAGCCAGAGGTGTCTACTTCAATCTTGGCAACCGCGCTCTACCTCTCTGGAAGCTATTCTCCCTACACCTCCGCACTGGGTGCCAAAGCTGCTTTGCTTCAGACAGTGGTGCCATATGGCAGAGTGTCTCAGTGTTACAGTTGCCCCCTCTGCCTTTGCGCTGAGTGGCTCGGTGTCAACAAAACAGCCTGACAGTCGCACCTCCTGCTCTAGCATACTGTTGCTAATGTGCTCCACatgcctgtctgtctccttCAAGCTCCCTGCTAGCTCTAAGGACTCAGGTTGCTTATGAAAACACTGCAGGTAATACATGCACTACACAAGCCCTACTCATTTGATTTCACTGATAAGGCTTAGTGAAAATATTCATTCTTCTTAAATTACCACATGAATGAAGGCTTTCATGTAGGGCAGTGATGACTATTCAGAGGTACTGCATAAACAAAACTGCACTTAGTATTAAAAGTGACAAGCACTTTTAGCAAGACAGACTAAAACTTACACATGCGAGCTTGTTCCTCTTGCACCCATCTTGGCTGGTGATGAGCCAGGGTCTCCACAGGACAGCACGGCTGGAAGAAAGCAAGAGCGAAATGGTCAGTGTCAGTGAAGGAGACTCAAATTAAAGACTGAGGTGAACGTGCAGCGCTGACTACATGAATTCGCAGATGTTTGAACATAAAACACGAACTCTACACAGTTAACGTTACCCCAAAAACAGCAAGCTGTCTTGTTCTTGAACagttttactttaaatgtatgcCAGCTTTTCAGCTAACGTCCTGTCAGACTTCAAACTTAGCTAATTATGAGGTTTTGCGACGAGAAGCTTGCCGCTCACCTGCTCATGGGAGACTGCTGCCCACCAGGCTGGATCTCAGCCTGGACAAAAGCTGAAGGGTTGACGAAAGGCGTCTGGGTGGCGACGAGGCAGGCAGAATTCATGCTGTTTTCGCTTCGTATGATAGtccgagagagaaagaacgagtCCTTCACAGTCGGTCCGTTTGAGGCGCTTATTTCCTCCGGTAGATGCGAAGCGCCGTCAAACTGAAGAAGGAACGAGAGGGAATGAATGAAGACGAGCGGCTCCCTGCCTTTATAAAGAGGCAACGCGCGAGGATGGGCGTGGTTTGGACAGGAGGTGTGGCTCTGGTGCTCTTCACACCAAACGCCCAATCATCTGCCAAATGAGCGGGCCGCTGAGGGACATCTGGGTGTGAAGACTTCCCCAGTTGTATAAACAGGCGACCGCAGCGTGAGGGTGAGAAATCTGGTACCGCGAGGTTATTGCAACAACACAGAGGGGCAAACTTAGACACCATCTGCGAGAAGGACGACGGGGGGTGATTGCAGGAGGGGGGCATATATAATGCAGTTAGTTAATTGGTTTCCAATACACTGATACTTCTCAAATACATTGCTTTATTCTGAAATGTATTCCATGTACTAAAGCACATTCAAGGGGaactttttcaaaacttctaCATAaacggttgagatgtaaacagtcattcagagcggtttggtgtgaaatgctccgttttagagaaacttacagtcagaattgttcacagtggtggtgataggaaccagacatccgccTCTAAGAGCTCCATCACAGAACGCTATTATATGAACAAGtccatttaacccattcgtggcCTTATGATGCAGGGCgttaaacagcaaaacaatgGCCAAAGCTTATTAAACTTATTCGTTCCagatttatgattattttaccatcaaaattacacataaaagctcagaagactcgcgTAGGttgactggtggttttgaataatatataaaatggctatatttgtgttgttggcattgcgactcctggttcccatcaccaccactgtacagaaatcagAGGACAGGATTATTCGGAAATTTTAGGGAAAAAGGGGTGGCGTTtcagaaaaagggaaaacacatttttggccattctcatacatttttaaatgtggttgATACTTTatctcagatttatttacaatgttattattgtattattattacaatttatttacGCACTGAGTTACACAAGCATACAGACAGAATGTAGGCCTAAAGTCCGAGAGAAATGCGAGAACGAACTTCTCAGTGATTCCTTATTCTGTGATAGAGTCCTGCGCGTCTGCTGATCTGGGGtctgctcagctcagctcagctcgcGTCTCTGAGGTCGTGTCGCTGCTGAAGCTGGTCTCAGGTCAGTCTTCGCTTCGTGCTTCGTGTTTTTCTTGAAGCACGCGCTCGCTCTGCAGCCCGTTAAGACAGGCGCCAAATCTCTCACTACACGGCTTAATGAGCCTCTAATGGGGCCTTGATGGACTTTGCGGCTCCATTTGGAAGAGCAAATTTTGCAGGACAGTACCATACTGACCTCCTGTAGGGCCAGCAAACTGACAAGCAGGCAAAAGGCAcaaatggacacacacacacacacacacacacacgtacgtaTGTACGTTATTATGTTAATTTAAACTGAGGAGAAACGAGTCCCACACAGTTCATTTTCAGTTATGATCAgct
It includes:
- the LOC108431293 gene encoding transmembrane gamma-carboxyglutamic acid protein 3, translated to MAAAFLDDKDANSLLKRFPRANGFLEEFRQGNIERECVEESCSFEEANEVFENKEKTMEFWKTRSVYTVNSNAESRSERADTVYMVVPLLGVALLIIIALFLIWRCQLQKATRRRPAYTQNRYLANRNARSLPRILVHRDGPSHTDSSHDRPTVVVSGGGGGERGGGATATQDTSNHASQAPNGRGLYVQDSSVSVASRLSGATPPPSYEEVTGHLECSSDETTAPYSDPPPKYEEIVKEK
- the ripply1 gene encoding protein ripply1 — translated: MNSACLVATQTPFVNPSAFVQAEIQPGGQQSPMSSRAVLWRPWLITSQDGCKRNKLACPYTRPTMTGNTTADGKTQSFQHPVRLFWPKSKSYDYLYSDGEALLRNFPVQATISFYDESDSEDEEEEQDDWEEEEDSEEKECLKPQSHFTTYN